In Anticarsia gemmatalis isolate Benzon Research Colony breed Stoneville strain chromosome 5, ilAntGemm2 primary, whole genome shotgun sequence, the following are encoded in one genomic region:
- the Spindly gene encoding spindle apparatus coiled-coil protein 1 spindly: protein MDYSTISNKTNCTEVEELTNGELSERYYILKKQYDNLSSNYEATKQELHDTRRSYQTALDVQSHLNAELESYQADEARRKTDLTSKITSLQEEISQLREERTEVSERHAAEIKKFETQIRNLKEEQAIKVRESPERDNSEIEEFKNVAKTALSDAAAAKAALDEARIEIASWRIKAEELINEIGEMRAAADLRREEMRAANEREATALAELAEAKAMLHQCTVSQDLEPHAAKGNSIFAEVEDKRQEMAKNLIQMKQTNSRLRRELANKQAELDSLLHEKQTIWEQQAGASAHYDRELIEAYEERITQLQGACEKQRRELARWFGKLGEPTANGWLPGVLEHLKSECEQLRAEVLSRGAAQLASAAQVRDLRRKLALLTANSTKQRISSPANKPELNGEQNKTDIGMPKVAIQVKNKPTPEDVKKKVSFN, encoded by the exons ATGGATTACTCTACGATCAGCAACAAGACTAACTGTACAGAAGTTGAGGAATTAACAAACGGTGAGCTGAGTGAACGGTATTACATTCTCAAGAAACAGTACGACAATCTTTCAAGCAACTATGAAGCGACAAAGCAAGAATTACACGATACAAGACGAAGCTATCAAACAGCATTGGATGTACAAAGCCATTTGAACGCAGAACTAGAAAGTTACCAGGCAGACGAAGCTCGCCGTAAAACAGATCTGACTTCTAAAATAACATCTTTACAAGAGGAGATTTCTCAGCTCCGAGAAGAGCGTACAGAAGTTTCCGAGCGTCATGCAGCTGAGATAAAAAAGTTTGAAACTCAAATTCGTAATCTGAAGGAGGAGCAAGCTATAAAAGTCCGGGAAAGTCCAGAACGGGATAATTCGGAGATAGAAGAATTTAAGAATGTCGCGAAGACTGCGTTGTCTGATGCGGCTGCAGCGAAAGCAGCACTTGACGAGGCGAGGATCGAAATAGCATCATGGAGAATAAAAGCAGAGGAGTTGATCAATGAAATAGGGGAGATGCGGGCAGCAGCTGACTTACGAAGGGAAGAAATGAGGGCAGCCAATGAGAGAGAAGCTACAGCCCTTGCTGAATTAGCTGAAGCCAAAGCTATGCTTCATCAATGCACTGTTTCCCAAGACTTGGAACCgcatg CTGCAAAAGGAAACTCAATATTTGCTGAAGTGGAAGACAAAAGGCAGGAGATGGCCAAGAATCTCATACAAATGAAACAAACTAATTCTAGG ttaagAAGAGAACTAGCAAATAAGCAAGCAGAACTGGATTCCTTGCTGCATGAGAAACAAACTATTTGGGAGCAGCAGGCAGGAGCATCGGCTCACTATGACAGAGAACTTATTG AAGCATATGAGGAACGCATTACCCAATTACAGGGCGCGTGTGAGAAACAGCGACGAGAGTTAGCGCGGTGGTTTGGCAAGTTGGGAGAACCTACTGCTAATGGCTGGCTGCCTGGAGTCTTGGAGCATTTGAA aTCGGAATGCGAGCAACTCCGTGCCGAAGTATTATCCCGAGGCGCCGCGCAACTAGCAAGTGCAGCTCAAGTCAGAGACCTGCGCAGAAAACTCGCTCTCCTAACTGCAAATTCTACCAAACAACGAATATCATCCCCTGCAAACAAACCTGAACTAAACGGGGAACAAAATAAGACTGATATTGGCATGCCCAAAGTTGCCATACAAGTTAAAAACAAACCTACCCCTGAAGATGTTAAGAAAAAAGTGTcattcaattga
- the Sec8 gene encoding exocyst complex component secretory 8 translates to MSSPPPTKPPRGVKQGKETSGLLMSVIRTLSASETNEQREKERAKLEKEYKKSDARLDELVAAHAQEIMEVMQKFSSVVSALTVWGQHCDAVVARLGACRGLLRLRRDDLKRLWADARTHHYALQMLTDIERVVVSERETRESLSAGRVLAAAHTLKAALDTADTTLSHVDALNATRQHLQAKKRELVEVIVRRLSEAVYRDERAPLSRRVSARRRTALLLAELTKSEEVTDAYLQEVTPEFEASLSEEDKTFETTVMISLEALGVLEQLKEATEKFKCQIQNELLEVIDSVSRRIIEEGEVEADAECEEDGEIPESEGVTDTGRPLARLVSSLGEEFRACATRNKRLLKLWKASLQKYRLSDSCLHTEQHYWSAVQQVLQLLLTEYLEIESVNLAAQRSVAPSDGPAELRLTDYFAKKRPQRRRTKLFKLSGPPAVSPSLSARRHGYPLVCRPDPAHLHAVLPALHALCAEIEPVTVGGECSLRAFITDYVRSGESERLASAARASIDEVMRSPSAWRERGPPTLTYTKIPSRHRVIFTCMGAGWHAAWTAARAARRCGSCGGAAALRAPAAALAALAAHARAAHARLAPGATGGGTSRAAKWLADDDIVRFLQSLPNWAAVIHPDAKHSADDLKQAYEREAEILGSSLGDGAVTRNEIISDTNTLADLAVLCETMDWISTNIRGLPSMLSGSGSVKLSDKFLNDISSAAMIFDEISHKCLLFLHLEMRIECFHYLGQEDRSQDSAEGEEGGGAAHLAHALLAFHEQAHNVLAPHRLAYIMNGVGEMMSAGVVWRWQGEAGRGGGARLAALQHCLAALALSHQGLHRAHAYLHLLTCTPEEIITSVREKGAQFTELEYLNAFKVIENRRGISQSDMRVHLKQLSAALGHVGVTV, encoded by the exons ATGTCCTCTCCTCCTCCTACTAAACCCCCACGGGGGGTTAAACAAGGAAAGGAAACA AGTGGTTTGCTTATGTCAGTGATCCGCACCCTCTCAGCGAGTGAGACAAATGAACAGCGAGAGAAAGAGAGGGCTAAACTAGAGAAGGAGTATAAGAAGAGTGATGCAAGACTTGATGAGCTGGTCGCCGCTCATGCACAGGAGATTATGGAAGTTATGCAA AAATTCAGCAGTGTAGTATCCGCATTAACAGTATGGGGTCAGCACTGTGATGCTGTAGTTGCAAGATTGGGAGCTTGTCGCGGCTTGTTGCGCCTCCGCCGAGATGATTTGAAGAGACTATGGGCTGATGCTAGGACACATCATTATGCTTTACAGATGCTGACTGATAT TGAACGAGTAGTAGTATCAGAGCGAGAGACTCGTGAATCTTTGTCAGCTGGACGAGTGTTGGCGGCCGCTCATACGTTGAAGGCGGCGCTGGACACGGCCGACACCACGCTATCGCATGTCGACGCGCTCAACGCTACTAGACAACATTTACAG GCTAAGAAACGTGAGTTAGTAGAAGTAATAGTACGACGCTTGAGTGAAGCCGTGTACCGCGACGAGCGCGCCCCTCTGTCGCGGCGGGTGTCCGCTAGACGAAGGACTGCACTGTTGCTAGCTG AACTGACAAAGAGCGAAGAAGTAACAGATGCGTACTTACAAGAGGTGACTCCTGAGTTCGAAGCCTCTTTGTCTGAAGAAGATAAAACCTTCGAGACCACCGTCATGATATCTCTCGAGGCTTTAGGAGTGCTTGAACAACTGAAGGAAGCTACAGAG AAATTCAAATGTCAAATCCAAAACGAACTTCTAGAAGTAATAGACTCGGTATCTCGTCGGATTATTGAGGAAGGCGAAGTGGAAGCAGACGCTGAGTGCGAGGAGGATGGCGAGATACCCGAGAGTGAAGGAGTGACGGATACGGGACGACCGCTGGCTAGACTTGTTAGTAGTCTCGGGGAAGAGTTCAGAGCGTGCGCTACTAGGAACAAAAG ATTGTTAAAACTATGGAAAGCATCGTTACAAAAATATCGTCTATCTGATTCCTGTTTACACACAGAGCAACATTATTGGAGCGCTGTTCAGCAAGtt TTACAACTGCTGCTAACCGAGTACTTAGAGATTGAGAGTGTGAACTTAGCAGCTCAAAGGTCTGTGGCGCCGAGCGATGGACCCGCCGAGCTCAGGCTCACTGATTACTTTGCTAAGAAACGACCGCAGCGCAGGCGCACCAAGCTTTTCAAGTTATCTG GACCACCGGCAGTATCGCCTAGTCTATCAGCTCGTAGACACGGCTACCCGCTAGTATGTAGACCGGACCCGGCGCACTTACACGCCGTGCTGCCCGCATTACATGCGTTGTGTGCTGAAATTGAACCTGTTACTGT tggTGGTGAATGTTCTTTGCGTGCATTTATCACGGACTATGTACGTTCGGGCGAGAGCGAGCGTCTAGCGTCTGCGGCGCGAGCTTCTATCGACGAAGTGATGCGTTCGCCCAGCGCGTGGCGAGAGCGCGGCCCGCCTACACTCACTTATACTAAGATACC GTCTCGTCACCGCGTGATCTTCACATGCATGGGCGCGGGCTGGCACGCGGCGTGGACAGCCGCCCGCGCAGCTCGTCGTTGTGGGTCGTGCGGGGGAGCGGCGGCCCTCCGCGCCCCGGCCGCGGCACTGGCAGCTCTCGCGGCTCACGCGCGCGCCGCACACGCGCGCCTGGCGCCCGGTGCTACCGGCGGAGGCACCAGCCGCGCCGCCAAGTGGCTAGCAGATGATGATATAGTGCGCTTTCTCCAGTCCCTCCCCAATTGGGCGGCCGTCATACATCCTGATGCCAAACATAGTGCCGAT GACCTAAAACAAGCGTACGAACGAGAAGCAGAAATCCTAGGTTCGAGTTTAGGTGACGGGGCCGTCACACGCAACGAAATTATATCCGATACTAACACACTAGCGGATCTCGCTGTACTCTGCGAAACAATG GACTGGATAAGCACTAACATTCGCGGTCTGCCCTCAATGTTGAGCGGCTCTGGTTCAGTAAAACTGTCTGACAAATTCCTCAACGACATCTCTTCCGCCGCCATGATATTTGATGAGATTTCACACAAATGTCTACTGTTTCTACATTTAGAG atGCGTATCGAGTGCTTCCATTACTTGGGTCAAGAGGACAGGTCTCAAGACAGTGCTGAGGGCGAAGAGGGTGGAGGCGCTGCACACCTTGCCCATGCGCTGTTGGCCTTCCACGAACAAGCGCATAACGTTCTTGCGCCTCATAGACTTGCG TACATAATGAACGGCGTGGGCGAGATGATGTCGGCGGGCGTGGTGTGGCGCTGGCAGGGCGAGgcggggcgcggcggcggcgcgcggctgGCGGCGCTGCAGCACTGCCTGGCGGCGCTGGCGCTGTCGCACCAGGGCCTGCACCGCGCGCACGCCTACCTGCACCTGCTCACCTGCACGCCCGAG gaaATAATAACATCAGTGCGAGAGAAAGGCGCTCAATTCACAGAACTGGAGTACTTGAACGCATTCAAAGTGATCGAGAATCGTCGCGGTATATCTCAGTCTGATATGAGAGTGCACTTGAAACAGCTCTCAGCT
- the LOC142972763 gene encoding uncharacterized protein LOC142972763 → MGSAHSIRATHFQRPQNNKQTGVEPDDDGDEHHIAITNKMVERLVEDATIAGGAAAAAAQATPRGDYKDKIFMEKLQCMDDRHSERCGITVEDINAMATRIDIRTSNMVSVDPVCAECTEKVIKCYNDNKSMSDTFKCWDTVGEFTKCVSEAAALRLRERTVREARELARRTRHVAHAREHALRDLATLNDD, encoded by the exons ATGGGCTCAGCACACTCAATCAGGGCGACCCACTTCCAAAGACCGCAGAACAACAAGCAGACTGGTGTTGAACCGGACGACGATGGTGATGAACATCATATCGCTATCACTAACAAAATG GTTGAAAGGCTCGTAGAAGACGCCACTATAGCGGGCGGAGCAGCCGCTGCTGCAGCGCAGGCGACACCTCGCGGCGACTACAAGGACAAAATTTTCATGGAAAAGCTCCAGTGTATGGACGACAGGCATTCTGAAAGATGCGG AATAACAGTGGAAGACATAAACGCGATGGCGACCCGCATAGACATCCGGACATCAAACATGGTGAGCGTGGACCCCGTGTGCGCCGAGTGCACGGAGAAAGTCATCAAGTGCTACAACGACAACAAAAGCATGTCCGACACGTTTAAATGCTGGGACACTGTTG GCGAATTCACAAAGTGTGTGTCGGAGGCGGCGGCGCTGCGACTCCGCGAGCGCACGGTGCGCGAGGCGCGGGAGCTGGCGCGACGCACGCGACACGTGGCGCACGCGCGCGAGCACGCGCTCAGGGACCTCGCCACACTTAACGACGACTAG